From one Streptomyces sp. Q6 genomic stretch:
- the dxr gene encoding 1-deoxy-D-xylulose-5-phosphate reductoisomerase: protein MSDSPSPLADPHLVFDPAPPHGTAGPRDITILGSTGSIGTQAIDLVRRNPDRFRVTALSAAGGRVDLLAEQAHRLRVRTVAVAREDVVPALREALVARYGSREPLPEILAGPGAATEVAGRGDCHTVLNGITGSIGLAPTLAALEAGRTLALANKESLIVGGPLVKAIAKPGQIIPVDSEHAALFQAIAAGTRADVRKLVVTASGGPFRGRTKADLAHVTVEDALAHPTWAMGPVITINSATLVNKGLEVIEAHLLYDIPFDRIDVVVHPQSYVHSMVEYVDGSSILQATPPDMGGPIAIGLGWPERIPDAAPAFDWTKASSWEFFPLDTDAFPSVGLARHVGELAGTAPAVFNAANEECVDAFLKGALPFNGIMETVTRVVEEHGTPESGTSLTVADVLEAETWARARARELTATDKAAAEARA from the coding sequence CAGGCGATCGACCTCGTCCGGCGCAACCCGGACCGGTTCCGCGTCACCGCGCTGAGCGCCGCGGGCGGCCGCGTCGACCTGCTCGCCGAGCAGGCCCACCGACTGCGCGTACGCACCGTCGCCGTCGCCCGCGAGGACGTCGTACCGGCGCTGCGCGAGGCGCTCGTCGCGCGGTACGGGTCACGGGAGCCGCTCCCCGAGATCCTCGCCGGACCGGGCGCGGCCACCGAGGTCGCGGGCCGCGGCGACTGCCACACCGTCCTCAACGGCATCACCGGTTCCATCGGCCTGGCCCCGACGCTCGCCGCCCTCGAAGCGGGCCGCACCCTCGCCCTCGCCAACAAGGAGTCGCTGATCGTCGGCGGCCCGCTGGTGAAGGCGATCGCGAAGCCCGGCCAGATCATCCCGGTCGACTCCGAGCACGCCGCCCTCTTCCAGGCCATCGCGGCCGGCACCCGCGCCGACGTCCGCAAGCTCGTCGTCACGGCGTCCGGCGGCCCGTTCCGCGGACGCACGAAGGCGGACCTCGCGCACGTCACCGTCGAGGACGCCCTCGCGCACCCCACGTGGGCGATGGGCCCGGTCATCACGATCAACTCCGCGACCCTCGTCAACAAGGGCCTCGAAGTCATCGAGGCGCACCTCCTGTACGACATCCCCTTCGACCGCATCGACGTGGTCGTGCACCCGCAGTCGTACGTGCACTCCATGGTCGAGTACGTCGACGGCTCCTCGATCCTCCAGGCGACCCCGCCGGACATGGGCGGCCCGATCGCCATCGGACTCGGCTGGCCGGAAAGAATCCCCGACGCGGCCCCCGCGTTCGACTGGACCAAGGCGTCGAGCTGGGAGTTCTTCCCGCTCGACACCGACGCGTTCCCCTCGGTGGGGCTCGCCCGGCACGTGGGGGAGCTCGCGGGCACGGCCCCGGCGGTGTTCAATGCCGCCAACGAGGAGTGCGTGGACGCGTTCTTGAAGGGCGCCCTGCCGTTCAACGGGATCATGGAGACCGTCACCCGGGTCGTCGAGGAACACGGCACACCGGAATCGGGAACTTCCCTGACCGTCGCGGACGTCCTCGAAGCGGAGACCTGGGCGCGCGCCCGGGCCCGTGAACTGACCGCTACGGACAAGGCAGCCGCGGAGGCTCGTGCATGA
- a CDS encoding site-2 protease family protein, producing MTTLMMILGIVVFVVGLLISIAWHELGHLSTAKLFGIRVPQYMVGFGPTIFSRKKGETEYGIKAIPLGGYIRMIGMFPPGADGKIEARSTSPFRSMVEDARAAAFEELKPGDETRLFYTRKPWKRVIVMFAGPFMNLILAVGLFFTVLMGFGVTQQTNVVSSVSPCVIKVSENRDTCKATDAESPAKAAGLQPKDKIVSFDGVTTDKWNTLSDEIRESAGKTVPIVVERDGRQQTLTAKIATNQVAKKDSSGQITDGYVNAGFLGFTAATGVVRQDFGDSVSWMTDRVGDAVDSIIALPAKIPALWDAAFGDGPREQDSPMGVVGAARVGGEIFTMDIPATQQLAMALMLVAGFNLSLFLFNMLPLLPLDGGHIAGALWESLRRNLARVFRRPDPGPFDVAKLMPVAYVVAGIFVCFTILVLIADVVNPVKIS from the coding sequence ATGACGACCTTGATGATGATCCTCGGCATAGTCGTCTTCGTGGTGGGCCTGCTCATCTCCATCGCCTGGCACGAGCTGGGCCACCTGTCGACGGCGAAGCTCTTCGGCATCCGCGTCCCGCAGTACATGGTCGGCTTCGGGCCCACCATCTTCTCGCGGAAGAAGGGCGAGACCGAGTACGGCATCAAGGCCATCCCGCTCGGCGGCTACATCCGCATGATCGGCATGTTCCCGCCCGGCGCGGACGGGAAGATCGAAGCCCGCTCCACGTCCCCGTTCCGCTCGATGGTGGAGGACGCGCGGGCGGCGGCCTTCGAGGAGCTCAAGCCCGGCGACGAGACCCGTCTCTTCTACACACGCAAGCCGTGGAAGCGCGTCATCGTCATGTTCGCCGGACCGTTCATGAACCTGATCCTCGCGGTCGGCCTGTTCTTCACGGTCCTCATGGGCTTCGGCGTCACCCAGCAGACGAACGTGGTCTCGTCGGTCTCGCCGTGCGTCATCAAGGTCAGTGAGAACCGCGACACCTGCAAGGCGACCGACGCCGAGTCCCCGGCGAAGGCGGCCGGGCTCCAGCCCAAGGACAAGATCGTGTCCTTCGACGGAGTCACGACGGACAAGTGGAACACCCTGTCCGACGAGATCCGCGAGAGCGCCGGAAAGACCGTCCCGATCGTCGTCGAGCGCGACGGCCGGCAGCAGACGCTGACCGCGAAGATCGCCACGAACCAGGTGGCGAAGAAGGACTCCAGCGGCCAGATCACCGACGGTTACGTCAATGCCGGCTTCCTCGGCTTCACCGCCGCCACCGGTGTCGTACGCCAGGACTTCGGCGACTCCGTGTCGTGGATGACCGACCGGGTCGGCGACGCCGTCGACTCGATCATCGCGCTCCCGGCGAAGATCCCGGCCCTGTGGGACGCGGCGTTCGGCGACGGCCCGCGCGAGCAGGACTCCCCGATGGGCGTGGTCGGCGCGGCCCGCGTCGGCGGCGAGATCTTCACCATGGACATCCCGGCGACCCAGCAGCTGGCGATGGCGTTGATGCTGGTGGCCGGCTTCAACCTGTCGCTCTTCCTCTTCAACATGCTCCCGCTGCTCCCGCTCGACGGCGGGCACATCGCGGGCGCCCTGTGGGAGTCGCTGCGGCGGAACCTGGCGCGGGTGTTCCGGCGCCCCGACCCGGGCCCGTTCGACGTGGCGAAGCTCATGCCGGTGGCGTACGTGGTGGCCGGGATCTTCGTCTGCTTCACGATCCTCGTGCTCATCGCGGACGTCGTGAACCCGGTGAAGATCTCCTGA
- the ispG gene encoding flavodoxin-dependent (E)-4-hydroxy-3-methylbut-2-enyl-diphosphate synthase, with product MTAISLGMPDVPTKLAERRKSRQIQVGTVAVGGDAPVSVQSMTTTRTSDIGATLQQIAELTASGCQIVRVACPTQDDADALPIIAKKSQIPVIADIHFQPKYVFAAIEAGCAAVRVNPGNIKQFDDKVKEIAQAANDHGTPIRIGVNAGSLDRRLLQKYGKATPEALVESALWEASLFEEHGFRDIKISVKHNDPVVMVNAYRLLAEKCDYPLHLGVTEAGPAFQGTIKSAVAFGALLSEGIGDTIRVSLSAPPVEEIKVGNQILESLNLKPRRLEIVSCPSCGRAQVDVYKLAEEVTAGLDGMEVPLRVAVMGCVVNGPGEAREADLGVASGNGKGQIFVKGEVIKTVPESKIVETLIEEAMKIAEQMEKDGVASGEPTVAVAG from the coding sequence ATGACTGCGATTTCACTCGGCATGCCGGACGTACCGACCAAGCTCGCCGAGCGGCGCAAGAGCCGTCAGATCCAGGTCGGCACCGTCGCGGTCGGCGGTGACGCCCCGGTCTCCGTCCAGTCGATGACGACGACCCGCACCTCCGACATCGGCGCCACGCTCCAGCAGATCGCCGAGCTGACGGCGTCCGGCTGCCAGATCGTGCGTGTGGCCTGCCCCACGCAGGACGACGCCGACGCGCTGCCGATCATCGCCAAGAAGTCGCAGATCCCGGTCATCGCGGACATCCACTTCCAGCCGAAGTACGTCTTCGCGGCCATCGAGGCCGGCTGCGCCGCGGTCCGCGTGAACCCGGGCAACATCAAGCAGTTCGACGACAAGGTCAAGGAGATCGCCCAGGCGGCGAACGACCACGGCACCCCGATCCGCATCGGTGTGAACGCGGGCTCCCTGGACCGCCGCCTGCTCCAGAAGTACGGCAAGGCGACCCCCGAGGCCCTCGTCGAGTCGGCCCTGTGGGAGGCGTCCCTCTTCGAGGAGCACGGCTTCCGCGACATCAAGATCTCGGTCAAGCACAACGACCCGGTCGTGATGGTCAACGCCTACCGCCTGCTCGCCGAGAAGTGCGACTACCCCCTCCACCTCGGCGTCACCGAGGCGGGCCCCGCCTTCCAGGGCACGATCAAGTCGGCCGTCGCCTTCGGCGCGCTGCTCTCCGAGGGCATCGGCGACACGATCCGCGTCTCCCTGTCGGCCCCGCCCGTCGAGGAGATCAAGGTCGGCAACCAGATCCTGGAGTCGCTGAACCTCAAGCCCCGCCGCCTGGAGATCGTCTCCTGCCCGTCCTGCGGCCGCGCCCAGGTCGACGTCTACAAGCTCGCCGAGGAGGTCACGGCCGGCCTCGACGGCATGGAGGTCCCCCTCCGCGTCGCCGTCATGGGCTGTGTCGTCAACGGCCCGGGTGAGGCCCGCGAGGCCGACCTCGGCGTCGCCTCCGGCAACGGCAAGGGCCAGATCTTCGTCAAGGGCGAGGTCATCAAGACCGTCCCCGAGTCGAAGATCGTGGAGACCCTCATCGAAGAGGCGATGAAGATCGCCGAGCAGATGGAGAAGGACGGCGTCGCCTCCGGCGAGCCGACCGTGGCCGTCGCGGGCTGA
- a CDS encoding GNAT family N-acetyltransferase encodes MLTQTTTRVLEPSDLDAALVVLDREPVVNAFVTARVRVAGLDPWRLGGEMWGWYEDGMLQSLCYAGANLVPICATDRAVRGFADRARRAGRRCSSIVGPAEPTALLWRLLEPSWGPAREVRAQQPLMVTDRLPADVTPDPYVRRIRKDEMDTIMPACVAMFTEEVGVSPLAGDGGLLYQARVAELVGSGRSFARLDEHGKVMFKAEIGAATDQACQIQGVWVAPEYRGRGLAAPGMAAVLRYALADVAPVVSLYVNDFNTPARAAYRRVGFEEVGAFMSILF; translated from the coding sequence GTGTTGACTCAGACCACCACCCGGGTCCTCGAACCGAGTGACCTGGACGCCGCACTCGTCGTCCTCGACCGCGAGCCGGTCGTGAACGCCTTCGTGACGGCGCGCGTCCGCGTAGCGGGGCTCGACCCGTGGCGCCTCGGCGGCGAGATGTGGGGCTGGTACGAGGACGGCATGCTCCAGTCCCTCTGCTACGCGGGCGCCAACCTGGTGCCGATCTGCGCCACCGACCGGGCCGTCCGCGGCTTCGCCGACCGCGCCCGGCGGGCCGGCCGCCGCTGCTCCTCGATCGTCGGCCCCGCCGAGCCCACCGCGCTGCTGTGGCGTCTGCTGGAACCCAGCTGGGGCCCGGCCCGCGAGGTCCGCGCCCAGCAGCCGCTGATGGTCACCGACCGCCTCCCCGCCGACGTCACCCCGGACCCGTACGTACGCCGGATCCGCAAGGACGAGATGGACACGATCATGCCGGCGTGTGTGGCGATGTTCACCGAGGAGGTCGGGGTCTCCCCGCTGGCCGGCGACGGCGGTCTGCTCTACCAGGCGCGGGTCGCCGAACTGGTCGGCTCGGGCCGCTCGTTCGCCCGCCTCGACGAGCACGGCAAGGTCATGTTCAAGGCGGAGATCGGCGCCGCCACCGACCAGGCCTGCCAGATCCAGGGCGTCTGGGTCGCACCCGAGTACCGCGGCCGCGGCCTCGCCGCCCCCGGCATGGCGGCGGTCCTGCGCTACGCCCTGGCCGACGTCGCCCCCGTCGTCAGCCTGTACGTGAACGACTTCAACACCCCGGCGCGTGCCGCGTACCGCCGGGTCGGCTTCGAGGAAGTCGGCGCGTTCATGAGCATCCTGTTCTAG
- a CDS encoding DUF1684 domain-containing protein: MPDSPEAPLSASAVGAWQEWRADRHRSVTAPTGNLALVETRWLPAGELPDPAAARAGQPDTVIVTALERTDMITGEPEHGLRFWDADAPAIRDFDRIDAFPYDPAWVLDATYTPVEGARTVAFEHLRDNGGTREKAVPGDIALTVDGTAYTLSAFDDDGTLLLVFGDPTNGSTTYGAGRFLFVEHTGEGRVRLDFNRAFVPPCGFSEQYNCPMPPRQNRFHLPVEAGEKLPVLRDGDAR, translated from the coding sequence ATGCCCGATTCCCCTGAAGCGCCCCTCTCCGCCTCCGCCGTGGGCGCCTGGCAGGAATGGCGCGCCGACCGGCACCGTTCCGTCACCGCCCCCACCGGCAATCTCGCGCTCGTCGAGACCCGCTGGCTGCCCGCCGGTGAACTCCCCGACCCGGCGGCCGCCCGCGCCGGACAGCCCGACACCGTCATCGTCACGGCCCTCGAACGCACCGACATGATCACCGGCGAACCCGAGCACGGCCTGCGCTTCTGGGACGCGGACGCCCCCGCGATCCGGGACTTCGACCGCATCGACGCCTTCCCGTACGACCCGGCCTGGGTCCTGGACGCCACGTACACCCCCGTCGAGGGCGCCCGCACCGTCGCCTTCGAGCACCTGCGGGACAACGGCGGCACCCGCGAGAAGGCCGTCCCCGGCGACATCGCGCTCACCGTCGACGGCACCGCCTACACGCTCTCGGCCTTCGACGACGACGGCACCCTGCTGCTCGTCTTCGGCGACCCGACGAACGGCTCCACGACCTACGGCGCGGGCCGCTTCCTGTTCGTCGAGCACACGGGGGAGGGCCGCGTACGCCTCGACTTCAACCGGGCCTTCGTGCCCCCCTGCGGCTTCTCCGAGCAGTACAACTGCCCCATGCCCCCGCGGCAGAACCGATTCCACCTGCCCGTCGAGGCCGGAGAGAAGCTCCCCGTGCTGCGCGACGGCGACGCCCGCTGA
- a CDS encoding GNAT family N-acetyltransferase, translated as MPHRNRTDAIDDAAVTIGPLDLRARVDEALAVQAHAFGLGDDEIAVRRQIVLRHITYPGARSLGATTESGRLVGFVYGMPNDRTHWWSTVVEPYLRAGGNEHWLDDSFVITELHVHPGYQNRGIGRTLITALTDGAAQPRSILSAIDFDSPARGLYHSLGYDDLARKVLFPSAPKPYAVMGAPLPLRRDDP; from the coding sequence ATGCCGCACCGCAACCGTACGGATGCCATCGACGACGCAGCCGTCACCATCGGCCCGCTCGACCTGCGCGCCCGGGTGGACGAGGCGCTCGCCGTGCAGGCGCACGCCTTCGGCCTGGGCGACGACGAGATCGCCGTGCGCCGGCAGATCGTACTGCGGCACATCACCTATCCCGGCGCCCGCTCGCTGGGCGCCACCACCGAGTCCGGCCGGCTCGTCGGCTTCGTCTACGGCATGCCGAACGACCGGACCCACTGGTGGTCCACGGTGGTCGAGCCGTACCTGCGCGCCGGGGGGAACGAGCACTGGCTCGACGACTCGTTCGTCATCACCGAGCTGCACGTGCACCCCGGCTACCAGAACCGCGGCATCGGCCGCACCCTCATCACCGCCCTCACCGACGGCGCCGCCCAGCCCCGCTCGATCCTCTCCGCGATCGACTTCGACAGCCCGGCCCGCGGCCTCTACCACTCCCTCGGCTACGACGATCTGGCCCGCAAGGTCCTGTTCCCCAGCGCCCCGAAGCCGTACGCCGTGATGGGCGCGCCCCTGCCGCTGCGCCGCGACGACCCGTAA
- a CDS encoding proline--tRNA ligase, producing MAKAQVQRMSRLMVKTLRDDPADAEVLSHKLLVRAGFVRRTAAGVWSWLPLGKKVLANVERVVREEMDEMGGQEVTLPALLPKEPYEATNRWTEYGAELFRLNDRKGGDYLLGPTHEEIFTLLVKDQCTSYKDLPVILYQIQTKYRDEARPRAGILRGREFLMKDSYSFDLEDEGLARSYALHRAAYQKIFERLGLDYRICAATAGAMGGSKSEEFLAPAAAGEDTFADCPNCDYAANTEAVSFALNPVDAAGVPALEEIPTPDTPTIETLAAHLDVPASATLKNLLVKVDGEIVAVGVPGDREVDMDKVEAHFAPAAVELVTAEDFEGRDDLVRGYVGPQGLEKVQYIADPRVAPGTAWITGANKDGLHAKNVVAGRDFEVDAYVDVVVVQEGDPCPNCGTGLKLDRAIEIGHIFQLGRKYADAFQLDVLGQNGKPVRVTMGSYGIGVSRAVAALAEQHADDKGLIWPAEIAPADVHVVAAGKALQTELALEVSDLLAAAGVRVLVDDRPGISPGVKFTDSELIGVPKILVAGRRSGDRVLELKDRRTGEREELTVEEAVARLTA from the coding sequence ATGGCCAAGGCCCAGGTCCAGCGCATGTCCCGGTTGATGGTGAAGACACTGCGCGACGACCCGGCGGACGCCGAGGTCCTCAGCCACAAGCTGCTCGTCCGCGCCGGTTTCGTGCGCCGCACCGCCGCCGGCGTCTGGTCCTGGCTGCCGCTCGGCAAGAAGGTCCTCGCCAACGTCGAGCGCGTCGTGCGCGAGGAGATGGACGAGATGGGCGGCCAGGAGGTCACCCTCCCCGCCCTGCTGCCCAAGGAGCCCTACGAGGCGACGAACCGCTGGACCGAGTACGGCGCCGAGCTGTTCCGCCTGAACGACCGCAAGGGCGGCGACTACCTCCTCGGCCCCACCCACGAGGAGATCTTCACCCTCCTGGTCAAGGACCAGTGCACGTCCTACAAGGATCTGCCGGTGATCCTCTACCAGATCCAGACGAAGTACCGCGACGAGGCCCGCCCCCGCGCCGGCATCCTGCGCGGCCGCGAGTTCCTGATGAAGGACTCGTACTCCTTCGACCTGGAGGACGAGGGCCTGGCCCGGTCCTACGCGCTGCACCGCGCCGCCTACCAGAAGATCTTCGAGCGCCTCGGCCTCGACTACCGCATCTGCGCCGCGACCGCCGGCGCCATGGGCGGCTCGAAGTCCGAGGAGTTCCTGGCCCCGGCCGCGGCCGGCGAGGACACCTTCGCCGACTGCCCGAACTGCGACTACGCGGCCAACACGGAGGCCGTCTCCTTCGCCCTGAACCCGGTCGACGCGGCCGGCGTCCCCGCGCTCGAGGAGATCCCGACCCCCGACACCCCGACCATCGAGACGCTCGCCGCGCACCTCGACGTCCCGGCGTCCGCGACCCTCAAGAACCTCCTGGTGAAGGTCGACGGCGAGATCGTCGCCGTCGGCGTCCCCGGCGACCGCGAGGTCGACATGGACAAGGTCGAGGCGCACTTCGCCCCGGCCGCCGTCGAGCTGGTCACGGCCGAGGACTTCGAGGGCCGCGACGACCTGGTCCGCGGCTACGTCGGTCCGCAGGGCCTGGAGAAGGTGCAGTACATCGCCGACCCGCGCGTCGCCCCCGGCACCGCCTGGATCACCGGCGCCAACAAGGACGGCCTGCACGCCAAGAACGTCGTCGCGGGCCGCGACTTCGAGGTCGACGCGTACGTCGACGTCGTCGTCGTGCAGGAGGGCGACCCGTGCCCGAACTGCGGCACCGGCCTCAAGCTGGACCGCGCCATCGAGATCGGCCACATCTTCCAGCTCGGCCGCAAGTACGCCGACGCCTTCCAGCTCGACGTCCTCGGCCAGAACGGCAAGCCGGTCCGCGTGACCATGGGCTCTTACGGCATCGGCGTCTCGCGCGCCGTCGCCGCTCTCGCCGAGCAGCACGCCGACGACAAGGGCCTCATCTGGCCCGCGGAGATCGCCCCCGCCGACGTCCACGTCGTGGCCGCGGGCAAGGCCCTCCAGACCGAGCTGGCCCTGGAGGTCTCGGACCTGCTGGCCGCGGCCGGCGTCCGCGTCCTGGTCGACGACCGTCCGGGCATCTCGCCCGGTGTGAAGTTCACCGACTCCGAGCTGATCGGCGTCCCGAAGATCCTGGTGGCCGGCCGCCGCAGCGGCGACCGCGTCCTGGAGCTGAAGGACCGCCGCACCGGCGAGCGCGAGGAGCTGACGGTCGAGGAGGCCGTGGCCCGCCTCACCGCGTGA